From the Pseudomonas sp. VD-NE ins genome, the window ATGCTCAGGGTGAACATCTTCTTGCGCCCCAGCAGATCGCCGAAGTGCGCCATGACGATGCCGCCCAACGGGCGCGCGAGGTAGCCGGCGGCGAAGATGCCGAAGGTCTGCATCAGGCGCAGCCACTCGGGCATGTCGGCCGGGAAGAACAACTTGCCGACCACGGTGGCGAAGAAAACGAAGATGATGAAATCGTAGAATTCCAGCGCACCGCCAAGGGCGGACAGCGACAGAGTCTTGTAGTCATTGCGGGTCAACGGTCGTGCGGGTTGCTCGGGCTGCGCGAGGCTCGAAGGCGCTGTGGTCATGGCAAGGGCTTCTCTTATAGTCGGATCTGCCGCCACAACAACGCTGGCGGTGGCTTGGGCAGGTTCGGCACCATAGCAAATTGTTCGAAAAAGCACATAGAGGCGCGTATTTGACGGTCGAAATGAGAACCGGATGGTCGTCGTGGAGTCTACCGACCGATATACTCGCAACCTGCTCCGGTTTGTAGGGGTTGCTGTGCGAAAACGTCGTTGGCCCGACCTTTGCTCGGGATTAGCCGGTTTCGCAGAGTTTCTCCTTAGGCGCCTGATGGAAAACGTGACGAACGTAGTAGGTTCGGTGCTGAATCGTTTTTCCCGAAGACGGCTACCACCAGCAGTACCAACGAAGAGTCACGGGTCAGAGGCACCCCCGGCATGATAGAGCTCGAACAAGAAGATCCGATCCCGCAAGGCGACCTGGCCTTGCAAATCACCGCACTTCCACGCGAAACCAATGGCTTTGGCGATATTTTCGGCGGCTGGCTGGTGGCACAGATGGATTTGGCCGGCACCGCAATGGCCAGCCGCGTCGCTGGTGGCCGCGTTGCCACGGTTGCCATCGATCGCATGGCGTTTCTCGTGCCGGTCGCTGTCGGCGCGCAATTGTCCTTTTATACCCAGACCCTGGAAATCGGCCGCAGCTCGATCCAGATGATGGTTGAAGTGTGGAGCGACGACCCGCTGTCCAGCGAGTGGCGTAAAGTGACCGAAGCGGTATTCGTCTTCGTCGCCATCGACGGCAGCGGTCGCACCCGCTCGGTTCCGCCACGCGCGCGCTAAACCTCGTGGCCGTTTGACGGTCGATAGTGGTCCTTGTTACTGATCGAGAGCTGTCCCATGAACACGCCCAACGTTGAAGCGGTGAAACTGGATGAACTGAACTGCTGGCGCATCCGCCATGGTCAGGCCGAAGTGCTGGTGGCCCAGCAAGGCGCGCACATCCTCAGTTACCAGATCGATGGCCAGCCGCCGATCATCTGGCTCAACGACAAGGCCGTGTTCAAGACAGGCCAGAGCATCCGTGCCGGTGTGCCGGTGTGCTGGCCGTGGTTCGGCAAGTTCGAACGCAACCCGCAGAACGTGCAGGCCATGTACACCGGTGAGCAACCGGCACCCGCGCACGGTCTGGTGCGGGCGATGGATTGGGAGCTGGGCGGCATCGAATCAGAGGCTGAAGGTGTCAAGGTCGAATTCAAGCTGCCCTACCCCGAAGGTGGCCTGCCGGGCTGGCCGCATCAGGTCGATCTGACCCTGACCCTGCATTTGTCCGAGCAACTGAGTTTCAGCCTGACCAGCCATAACCATGGCAGTGACACCGTCAGCCTGAGTCAGGCACTGCACACGTATTTCGCGGTCAGTGATGTGCGCAATGTGCAGGTCGATGGCGTGGATGGTTTGAACTACATCGAGACGCTGGATGACTGGAAGACCAACAGCCAGCAAGGCGATCTGCATTTTGCCGGTGAGACCGACCGTATCTATCTCGACGCTCCACCACAACTGAGCATTGTCGATCCGGCCTGGGAACGGCGCATTGTGCTGACGGCTACGGGCTCACGCACGGCGGTGATCTGGAACCCGTGGATCGACCGCGCGGCAGCGCTGGCGGATATGGATAACGATGGCTGGCAGCGCATGTTGTGCATCGAGACGGCGAATGTGATGGATGACATCGTGAGCCTGGCGCCGGGCGCGAGCCACACCATGGGCGTCAGTGTCGCCCGCGAACCGCACTAACCAGCACTGCAATACAAAATGTGGGAGCGAGCCTGCTCGCGAAGGCGTTGTATCAGTCAACATTCAAATGACTGATACACCGCTTTCGCGAGCAGGCTCGCTCCCTAAGTTGTTTGGTGGTGATTGTTAGAGATCGGACTCCTGCACCACCCGCACTTTGTCCGCCTCCAGCGCATACGCCGCGTCAGCCAGATCATTGCTGACCTTCTCGACCTTCAGCGTGCCGGTCACCCACAGCGGCGTGTAGATATCGTCCAGCTTCAAACCCTTCGGATAGCGCACCAGCACCAGTTGATTCGGTGGCGGTGGCGGCACGTGGATGCAGGCGCCCGGGTAAGGCACGAGGAAGAACAGCGTGCTGCGGCCCTTGGCGTCGGACTCCAGCGGCACCGGATAACCACCGATGCGGATGTGCTTGTCGTTCATCGACGCCACGGTTTTGGTCGAATACATCACCGCCGGCAGACCTTTGGCCTGCTTCATCCCGCCCTTCTCGGTAAAGGTGCCGGTGGCTTCCGGGGAGTTGTGATCGATTTCAGGCATGGCCTCAAGGGCCTTTTGGTCCGACTTGGGCATCAGTTCGAGCCAGTCGGTTTCCGGCAGTTCGCCGGCGTGGGCCAAACCGCTGCCCAGGAAAAGGAGAGTCAACAGAAGACGGCGCATGAAAGTGCTCGGTATAGAAAGGAAGGAACGCTGAATCGCCGAGCATTCTAGCCCTCCCGGCCACATTGGCAGAGAGGGCTTTGTCGCTTTGGATCAGTTCTTTTTGATCAGGCCGTAGATAACCAGCAACACGATCGCGCCGACCAGTGCGCCGATGAAGCCTGCGCCCTGACCTGCCTGATAGATGCCCAAGGCCTGGCCGCCGTAAGTGGCCGCCAGCGAACCGCCGATACCGAGCAGGATGGTCATGATCCAGCCCATGCTGTCATCGCCCGGTTTCAGGAACCGCGCCAGCAGGCCGACGATCAAGCCGATAAAGATGGTTCCGATAATTCCCATGGCAATTCCCTCTCAGTAGTAGATATGCGAAGCCTAGTCAGACTTTGGCATCCTGCCATGAGAGAACGGCGGCCCCTGAATGGTTCCGCCGCTGCCACATGAAACTGTCGTTACTCGGCGATCAGCGCTTCGACCTTGACGATCTGCGCCTGCAGCGTGGCCATGTCTGCGCAGCGCAGGTTGGCGTGACCGACCTTGCGTCCGGCCTTGAAGGCCTTACCGTAGTGATGCAGATGGCAGTCTTCGATGGCGATGACCTTCTCAACCGGCGGCACAACGCCGATGAAGTTGAGCATCGCGCTCTCGCCAACCTTGGCGGTCGAACCCAGCGGCAGGCCAGCCACGGCGCGCAGGTGGTTTTCGAACTGGCTGCATTCAGCGCCTTCAGTGGTCCAGTGCCCGGAGTTGTGCACGCGCGGGGCGATTTCGTTGGCCTTGAGGCCACCGTCGACCTCAAAGAACTCGAACGCCATCACACCCACATAGTCGAGCTGCTTGAGCACACGGCTCGAGTAGTCTTCAGCCAAGGATTGCAATGGGTGATCGGTGCTGGCAACGGACAGCTTGAGGATGCCGCTGTCGTGGGTGTTGTGTACCAGCGGATAGAACTTGGTTTCGCCATCGCGGGCACGCACGGCGATCAGCGAGACTTCGCCGGTGAACGGCACGAAGCCTTCCAGCAGGCAGGCAACGCTGCCCAGCTCGGCGAAAGTGCCGACCACGTCTTCCGGCTTGCGCAGGACTTTCTGGCCCTTGCCGTCGTAACCCAGGGTGCGGGTTTTCAGCACGGCCGGCAGACCGATCGAGGCAACGGCGGCATCCAGATCGGCTTGCGACTGAATGTCGGCGAAGGCCGGGGTCGGAATGCCCAGATCCTTGAACATGCTCTTTTCAAACCAGCGATCGCGAGCGATGCGCAGGGCTTCGGCGCTCGGATAAACCGGTACGAATTGCGAGAGGAATGCCACGGTTTCGGCCGGGACGCTTTCGAACTCGAAGGTCACCAGATCGACTTCATCGGCCAATTGACGGAGATGATCCTGATCGCCGTAATCGGCCCGCAGGTGTTCGCCCAGCGCGGCCGCACAGGCATCCGGCGCAGGGTCGAGGAAAGCGAAGTTCATGCCCAGCGGGGTGCCCGCCAGGGCCAACATGCGACCCAACTGGCCGCCACCGATTACACCGATCTTCATCTCAACAACCTCAGGCAATACGTGGGTCTGGATTGTCCAGGACGCTGTCTGTCTGCTCGGCACGGAAGGTTTTCAGTACCGCGTGGAACTGTGGATGTTTGGCGCCAAGGATGCTCGCCGACAGCAGTGCGGCGTTGATCGCGCCGGCTTTACCGATAGCGAGAGTGGCGACCGGAATGCCGGCCGGCATCTGCACGATCGACAGCAGCGAGTCGACGCCCGAGAGCATGGCCGACTGCACGGGCACACCCAGTACCGGCAGGTGGGTCTTGGCCGCACACATGCCTGGCAAGTGGGCTGCGCCACCGGCGCCGGCGATAATCACCTCGATGCCGCGGCTTTCAGCCTCTTCGGCGTACTGGAACAGCAGATCCGGGGTACGGTGGGCAGAGACCACTTTGACCTCGTACGGGATGCCGAGCTTTTCCAGCATATCGGCGGTGTGGCTAAGGGTGGACCAATCGGACTTGGAGCCCATGATCACGCCAACCAGTGCACTCATCGTCGCGCCTCTTCTCTCTGGAGCGCCCGCAGGCGCGTCATAAAACAACAAGCCACGCAGGTTGCGTGGCTTGATTGTACGAAAAATGGCCGGACGTGCCGGCCGAAGGCCGCGCAGTATACCGCAAAGAAAGCAATAAACAGCCCCCCGCGCGACCATCTGTCATCTGCTGCAAATGCCCGGTTTTATTGACCTGAAGGTCAGTCATAAACAATCATCCGGCACCAGGTGCAAAGCCATGTGTGAATGGATCAGCAAACAGGAAATTTAAAGAGCCGAATTATCTGCCGCTCAATTTACCGCAAACTTAAGTACAACCGTCCGGCCAAACTCTTACTCCCGCGAAATGTGACGCAATGCTGTGCAATACATATCAAGTTGTCAGAGCTGGCCACGTTGCAATAGGTTGAATCGCGCAATTCTTAACCCATCTGAAAACCACCAACATCAAGGAAATCAAGGATGACTTCCCTTCAGGAAACCCAAAAAAAAGACATTAGAATTGTCGCGATTCTTCATAACGACATTCCGCAGTCAAAACGCAAGACTCTTTATGCCGATTATTTCCAGCCCCTCGTGAAGGAACTGGAAAGCTTCACCGGGCGAAAAGTCGACGTGATTTTCAAAACCGGTGAGCCCCACAGCAGTTTCTACTACAAACGCGACCCCGTGGAGGCCATGGAGCTTTGGATCCCTTTCTGCAACAGACTCATGGAGATAATGGAGGAAGAGGAGGGTTATGATTTTGATGATGAGTTGACCAAGTTTATCCTGGTCACCAACAACGCTCTTGATGGAGGGACCTATGGCGTGGCCAGCATGGATCTCTCACCGACAACCGGCACTGCTGCAATTGCATCCCTGGAAACTTATTCGTGCATAGGTCACGAAATAGGTCACCTGTTGGGCGCCACACATGACGATTCAGAAATTCTGTTCAACGGTTGGTTCGCTGAAACTTACGTAGTACCACAGCGCAACAACCTGAGATCCAATTCTTATACTTTCAGCTCTGCCAATCGACAAAACATCCTGAATTATCTGGCCGATAAAGATTGACCGTTAACCTGCCCGCCGGCAGAGACGATCGATTATCGCCTCTGCCTTCAGAATTCAAAGATTGGCGTTCGCCGCACCACCTTCAAGTTTTCGCCACAGCAGGCGGACGTTGGCCTTGCGCACCAAGGCGCAGCGATACAGGCGAATCTCCAGCGGCACATGCCACTGCGGGCCGCCACACACCACCAGTTCGCCACGGGCCAACTCCGCCCGCACGCTCAGTTGCGGAACCCAGGCAATGCCCAAGCCTTCCAGCGCCATGCTTTTCAGGCTGTCGGCCATGGCGGTTTCGTAGATCGTCGTGAAGCGCAGCTGACGCTGACGCAGCAAGCCATTCACCGAACGACCGAGAAACGCCCCGGCGCTATACGCCAGCAACGGCACACTCGCCTCGCCTTCCAGATCGAACAGCGGCTTGCCCTCCGCATCCGCCGCGCACACAGGCAACATCTCGGTCTGGCCCAAATGCAGTGACGGGAAGATCTCCGGGTCCATCTGCATCGCCGCGTCCGGGTCATAGAACGCCAGCATCAAGTCGCAACCGCCCTCACGCAACGCATGCACCGCGTCACCCACGTTGGTTGCCACCAGCCGCGTGGCGATGTTCAGCCCTTCATTACGCAACTGCGCGATCCAGCGCGGGAAAAAACCCAGCGCCAGCGAGTGCGCCGCAGCGACTTGCATCACTTCGCCCTGCCCGCCTTCCAGATGATGAAGATGGCGCAGCACTTCACCGAGCTGTTCGACCACCGTGCGTGCGGTCACCAGAAACAGCTGCCCCGCCGCCGTCAGCTCGATCGGCGTGCGCGAGCGGTTGACCAAAGTCAGCCCCAGCGCAGCCTCCAGACTGCGGATCCGCCGGCTGAACGCCGGCTGGGTCACGAAGCGCCGTTCGGCCGCCTGCGAAAAGCTGCGGGTGGCGGCCAGAGCACTGAAGTCCTCGAGCCATTTGCTTTCCAGATTCATCACGTCCTCCCGGACACGCACCAAAACAGGTCACACGTCTGCCGCGCACGCGGCGTCACACGGGCATTATGCCGAATGTGCATAGGGCAGTGCTGAACAGCATTGGCCCAAAATTTCCCACAAGCCTAGCATTCGCAGCGTTCCGGCACAGACCGGGTCCATATCGAGATGATTTCTATCATGTCCTCCGCTGCATCTTTCCGCACAGAAAATGACCTGCTTGGCGCCCTCGAAGTACCGGCTCAAGCGTATTACGGCATCCAGACCCTGCGAGCGGTGAACAACTTCCGTCTCTCCGGCGTTCCGATTTCGCATTACCCGAAACTGGTTGTCGGTCTGGCAATGGTCAAACAGGCCGCTGCTGACGCCAACCGCGAGTTGGGTCATCTGAGCGAAGCCAAGCACGCTGCCATCAGCGAAGCCTGTGCCCGATTGATCCGCGGTGATTTCCACGAAGAGTTCGTGGTCGACATGATTCAAGGTGGCGCCGGTACTTCCACTAACATGAACGCCAACGAAGTGATCGCCAACGTTGCTCTGGAAGCAATGGGTCACCAGAAAGGCGAGTACCAGTACCTGCACCCGAACGACGACGTCAACATGGCGCAGTCGACCAACGACGCTTACCCGACGGCAATCCGCCTGGGTCTGCTGCTCGGTCACGACACCCTGCTGGCCAGCCTCGACAGCCTGATTCAGGCGTTCGCAGCCAAGGGCAAAGAATTCGATCACGTCCTGAAAATGGGCCGTACCCAGCTGCAAGACGCCGTGCCGATGACCCTCGGCCAGGAATTCCGTGCCTTCGCCACCACCATGGGCGAAGACCTGGCCCGTCTGAAGACGCTGGCCCCGGAACTGCTGACTGAAGTGAACCTGGGCGGCACCGCGATCGGCACCGGCATCAACGCTGACCCGCGTTATCAAGCGCTGGCGGTACAGCGTCTGGCCCTGATCAGCGGTCAACCGCTGGTTCCGGCGGCCGACCTGATCGAAGCGACTTCCGACATGGGCGCCTTCGTGCTGTTCTCCGGCATGCTCAAGCGCACCGCGGTCAAGCTGTCGAAGATCTGCAATGACCTGCGCCTGCTGTCCAGCGGTCCGCGCACCGGCATCAACGAAATCAATCTGCCGGCGCGTCAGCCAGGCAGCTCGATCATGCCCGGCAAGGTCAACCCGGTGATCCCGGAAGCCGTTAACCAGGTGGCGTTCCAGGTCATCGGTAACGATCTGGCACTGACCATGGCAGCCGAAGGCGGCCAACTGCAGCTGAACGTGATGGAGCCACTGATCGCCTTCAAGATCTTCGACTCGATCCGCCTGCTGCAACGCGCCATGGACATGCTGCGCGAGCACTGCATCGTCGGCATCACTGCCAACGAAGCACGCTGCCGTGAACTGGTCGAGCACTCGATCGGTCTGGTCACCGCACTGAACCCGTACATCGGCTACAAAAACGCCACCCGTATCGCCGGTCTCGCTCTGGAAAGCGGCCGCGGCGTACTGGAACTGGTGCGCGAAGAAGGTCTGCTCGACGAAGCCATGCTCGCCGACATCCTGCGCCCGGAAAACATGATTGCTCCGCGTCTGGTTCCGCTGAAAGCCTGAACCGACACGTAATTTGTAGCACCGCTCACCAGGTCGAGGGACTAGACACCTCTCACCTTTTGAGGGCTTGGGGATGATTCTCCAGGCCCTTTTTTTTAACTTTCTGACCCTGAGACCCGTATGTCTGGGGACTGCTCGCTCTCACAGAAGAGCAGTCCCTGCACAAGCCCGGCGCCGGTAACGCCGGGTGTTTCAAAGCCTCGTTTCGTCGCTTGCACCACGACTGTGCAGACGGGCGCGCCACTGATCGGTATAGTGCCGCCCCTCTTCGCATGAGCGGTCGTCGGTAACGAGGCCATAACCCATGTGAAACCCGAACTAATAACAAACCCGCGATATGGACCGGGACGAAATCTTCGCCTCACCCGTCGTGCCGCGCGCACACCGGTGTAACACGATATTTCTTCCATCCAGCATTTGCTCACACAATAAACAGCGAGGAAAAATCCATGCTCGAAGTCATTAACGACTTCCTCTCAGGGAAAGTACTGATCGTGCTCATTGTCGGGCTCGGTAGCTACTTCACGATTCGCTCGCGTTTCGTTCAATTGCGTCACTTCTTCCACATGTTCGCGGTGTTCCGCGACAGCCTCAAGGGCAGCGCCGGGCAACTCAGCTCGTTCCAGGCCCTGATGCTCAGCCTTGCCGGCCGCGTCGGCGCAGGCAACATCGCCGGTGTCGGCATCGCCGTGACCCTCGGTGGTCCGGGTGCAGTGTTCTGGATGTGGGTGACCGCACTGGTCGGCATGTCCAGCAGCTTCTTTGAATGTACGCTGGCCCAAGTCTACAAGCGCGCCGATGGCGACGGCCTGTACCGTGGCGGCCCGGCCTATTACATCCAGCACGGCCTTAAGTTGAAAGGCATGGCGGTGGTGTTTTCCGTCCTGCTGTTGGTTACCTACGGCTTCGCCT encodes:
- the purE gene encoding 5-(carboxyamino)imidazole ribonucleotide mutase: MSALVGVIMGSKSDWSTLSHTADMLEKLGIPYEVKVVSAHRTPDLLFQYAEEAESRGIEVIIAGAGGAAHLPGMCAAKTHLPVLGVPVQSAMLSGVDSLLSIVQMPAGIPVATLAIGKAGAINAALLSASILGAKHPQFHAVLKTFRAEQTDSVLDNPDPRIA
- a CDS encoding 5-(carboxyamino)imidazole ribonucleotide synthase, yielding MKIGVIGGGQLGRMLALAGTPLGMNFAFLDPAPDACAAALGEHLRADYGDQDHLRQLADEVDLVTFEFESVPAETVAFLSQFVPVYPSAEALRIARDRWFEKSMFKDLGIPTPAFADIQSQADLDAAVASIGLPAVLKTRTLGYDGKGQKVLRKPEDVVGTFAELGSVACLLEGFVPFTGEVSLIAVRARDGETKFYPLVHNTHDSGILKLSVASTDHPLQSLAEDYSSRVLKQLDYVGVMAFEFFEVDGGLKANEIAPRVHNSGHWTTEGAECSQFENHLRAVAGLPLGSTAKVGESAMLNFIGVVPPVEKVIAIEDCHLHHYGKAFKAGRKVGHANLRCADMATLQAQIVKVEALIAE
- a CDS encoding D-hexose-6-phosphate mutarotase, with protein sequence MNTPNVEAVKLDELNCWRIRHGQAEVLVAQQGAHILSYQIDGQPPIIWLNDKAVFKTGQSIRAGVPVCWPWFGKFERNPQNVQAMYTGEQPAPAHGLVRAMDWELGGIESEAEGVKVEFKLPYPEGGLPGWPHQVDLTLTLHLSEQLSFSLTSHNHGSDTVSLSQALHTYFAVSDVRNVQVDGVDGLNYIETLDDWKTNSQQGDLHFAGETDRIYLDAPPQLSIVDPAWERRIVLTATGSRTAVIWNPWIDRAAALADMDNDGWQRMLCIETANVMDDIVSLAPGASHTMGVSVAREPH
- a CDS encoding DUF3299 domain-containing protein — encoded protein: MRRLLLTLLFLGSGLAHAGELPETDWLELMPKSDQKALEAMPEIDHNSPEATGTFTEKGGMKQAKGLPAVMYSTKTVASMNDKHIRIGGYPVPLESDAKGRSTLFFLVPYPGACIHVPPPPPNQLVLVRYPKGLKLDDIYTPLWVTGTLKVEKVSNDLADAAYALEADKVRVVQESDL
- a CDS encoding aspartate ammonia-lyase, which translates into the protein MSSAASFRTENDLLGALEVPAQAYYGIQTLRAVNNFRLSGVPISHYPKLVVGLAMVKQAAADANRELGHLSEAKHAAISEACARLIRGDFHEEFVVDMIQGGAGTSTNMNANEVIANVALEAMGHQKGEYQYLHPNDDVNMAQSTNDAYPTAIRLGLLLGHDTLLASLDSLIQAFAAKGKEFDHVLKMGRTQLQDAVPMTLGQEFRAFATTMGEDLARLKTLAPELLTEVNLGGTAIGTGINADPRYQALAVQRLALISGQPLVPAADLIEATSDMGAFVLFSGMLKRTAVKLSKICNDLRLLSSGPRTGINEINLPARQPGSSIMPGKVNPVIPEAVNQVAFQVIGNDLALTMAAEGGQLQLNVMEPLIAFKIFDSIRLLQRAMDMLREHCIVGITANEARCRELVEHSIGLVTALNPYIGYKNATRIAGLALESGRGVLELVREEGLLDEAMLADILRPENMIAPRLVPLKA
- a CDS encoding LysR substrate-binding domain-containing protein, yielding MNLESKWLEDFSALAATRSFSQAAERRFVTQPAFSRRIRSLEAALGLTLVNRSRTPIELTAAGQLFLVTARTVVEQLGEVLRHLHHLEGGQGEVMQVAAAHSLALGFFPRWIAQLRNEGLNIATRLVATNVGDAVHALREGGCDLMLAFYDPDAAMQMDPEIFPSLHLGQTEMLPVCAADAEGKPLFDLEGEASVPLLAYSAGAFLGRSVNGLLRQRQLRFTTIYETAMADSLKSMALEGLGIAWVPQLSVRAELARGELVVCGGPQWHVPLEIRLYRCALVRKANVRLLWRKLEGGAANANL
- a CDS encoding reprolysin-like metallopeptidase translates to MTSLQETQKKDIRIVAILHNDIPQSKRKTLYADYFQPLVKELESFTGRKVDVIFKTGEPHSSFYYKRDPVEAMELWIPFCNRLMEIMEEEEGYDFDDELTKFILVTNNALDGGTYGVASMDLSPTTGTAAIASLETYSCIGHEIGHLLGATHDDSEILFNGWFAETYVVPQRNNLRSNSYTFSSANRQNILNYLADKD
- a CDS encoding GlsB/YeaQ/YmgE family stress response membrane protein yields the protein MGIIGTIFIGLIVGLLARFLKPGDDSMGWIMTILLGIGGSLAATYGGQALGIYQAGQGAGFIGALVGAIVLLVIYGLIKKN
- a CDS encoding acyl-CoA thioesterase, which translates into the protein MIELEQEDPIPQGDLALQITALPRETNGFGDIFGGWLVAQMDLAGTAMASRVAGGRVATVAIDRMAFLVPVAVGAQLSFYTQTLEIGRSSIQMMVEVWSDDPLSSEWRKVTEAVFVFVAIDGSGRTRSVPPRAR